A DNA window from Chryseobacterium sp. MEBOG06 contains the following coding sequences:
- a CDS encoding VOC family protein, with amino-acid sequence MKIEHLAIWADDLEKMREFYLKYFDTVSGEKYTNERKGFTSYFLTFGESNTRLEIMNRLDIHEEPEKRGFSKGIAHFAISVGGKNAVNKLTERLRADHYTIESEPRTTGDGYYESVVLDPEGNYVEISA; translated from the coding sequence ATGAAAATTGAACACTTAGCAATCTGGGCAGATGACCTGGAAAAGATGCGTGAATTTTATTTAAAGTATTTTGATACAGTGAGTGGAGAGAAATATACCAACGAAAGGAAAGGTTTTACTTCCTATTTTCTGACATTCGGAGAAAGTAATACCCGTTTAGAAATCATGAATAGGTTGGATATTCATGAAGAGCCTGAAAAAAGAGGATTCAGTAAGGGAATTGCTCACTTTGCCATTTCTGTAGGAGGAAAAAATGCTGTAAACAAGCTCACAGAAAGGCTACGTGCAGATCATTACACTATTGAAAGTGAACCAAGAACAACAGGAGACGGTTACTATGAAAGCGTAGTGCTTGATCCTGAAGGAAATTATGTCGAAATATCAGCGTAA
- a CDS encoding HAD family hydrolase, producing MTKTIIFDLGGVLLDWNPRYFYRNIFKDPAEMEWFLSNICTDDWNLEQDRGRTFEEGISILKRKYPQHSVNIQFYFSQWEKMLIGEIPGTVHVLKELKKKYAIYGLTNWSEETFPIAYNRFDFFKLLDGIVVSGTEKMIKPDKEIFRVLLDRYNLKAEDCLFIDDNKDNIQSASELGFESIHFSSANQLSSVLKLKGVL from the coding sequence ATGACTAAAACAATAATATTTGACCTTGGCGGTGTTCTGCTAGACTGGAATCCCAGATATTTTTATAGAAATATATTTAAGGATCCCGCTGAGATGGAGTGGTTTCTCAGCAACATCTGTACAGACGACTGGAATTTAGAGCAGGATAGGGGGAGAACTTTTGAAGAAGGTATTTCAATTTTGAAAAGAAAATATCCCCAGCATTCTGTAAATATTCAATTCTATTTTTCACAATGGGAGAAGATGCTCATCGGAGAAATACCGGGAACCGTACATGTTTTGAAAGAGCTGAAGAAAAAATATGCTATATATGGGCTGACCAATTGGTCAGAGGAAACATTTCCCATCGCTTATAATAGATTTGATTTTTTTAAATTATTGGATGGTATTGTCGTTTCAGGAACAGAGAAAATGATAAAACCGGATAAAGAAATATTCCGGGTATTATTAGACCGCTACAATCTTAAAGCTGAAGATTGCCTTTTTATTGATGATAATAAGGATAACATTCAATCTGCTTCAGAACTTGGCTTTGAAAGTATACATTTTAGCAGTGCAAATCAGCTAAGTTCAGTTTTAAAACTGAAAGGGGTATTGTAG
- a CDS encoding GLPGLI family protein: MNFKKKYFTIFFVMFFLRGLAQIHVKYYHVRSPIATLYEDLYIKDNDVISIQDSIVNFNSNGTMSAVKPSGRPLSKNYFISKLQDKGKTKDFFFTGLDRNTKYFIHDNLTKPVWKIDETKTKKILGYNCIKATTNFRGSEVTAYFTKELPYSAGPFKFFGLPGIILDIREDNKNFNIWKAEKVELSVDPNINFTPKLSSYPKITMKEFIDLKDGTQNNEMKDLLSRMPAGTKVQSDSKGRAGLEKKFEFEQMYAH; this comes from the coding sequence ATGAATTTCAAAAAAAAATATTTTACGATATTTTTCGTAATGTTTTTCTTGCGTGGACTTGCACAGATTCATGTAAAATATTATCATGTAAGATCTCCTATTGCGACCCTATATGAAGACCTATACATAAAAGATAATGATGTCATATCAATTCAGGATTCAATAGTTAACTTCAATAGTAATGGTACAATGTCTGCAGTAAAACCAAGTGGCAGACCTTTAAGCAAGAATTATTTTATTTCAAAGCTTCAGGACAAAGGAAAAACAAAAGATTTTTTCTTTACTGGACTTGACAGAAATACAAAATATTTTATTCACGATAATTTAACTAAACCGGTTTGGAAAATTGACGAGACGAAAACAAAAAAAATTCTAGGTTATAATTGTATAAAAGCAACTACTAATTTTAGAGGCTCGGAGGTCACTGCCTATTTTACAAAAGAATTGCCATATTCCGCCGGACCTTTTAAATTCTTTGGCTTGCCGGGAATAATATTAGATATAAGAGAAGATAATAAAAATTTTAACATCTGGAAAGCTGAAAAAGTGGAATTAAGTGTTGATCCCAATATAAATTTTACCCCCAAATTAAGCAGCTATCCTAAAATAACAATGAAAGAGTTTATTGATTTGAAGGATGGAACTCAAAACAATGAAATGAAGGATCTATTAAGCAGGATGCCAGCCGGCACAAAAGTCCAAAGCGACTCAAAAGGCAGAGCAGGCTTGGAAAAAAAATTTGAGTTTGAACAAATGTATGCTCACTAA
- a CDS encoding MBL fold metallo-hydrolase translates to MKLKFLGTGTSQGVPVIGCTCEVCTSENPKDKRLRSSAMVTTEENKKILIDCGPDFRQQMLTNHEHNVDIALITHEHNDHVIGLDDMRPLIFKSGKDVPLYCYSRVAYEIKNRFPYAFADVRYPGAPAFELHEIENKPFHVLDTEITPVEVIHYKISVFGYKFKNLAYITDAGFISEKEKEKLKDLDVLILNCIRKFDPHPAHFILPDVIKLFEELKPKKLFLTHISHHLGLHDIEDKQLPDGMHLAYDGLEIFF, encoded by the coding sequence ATGAAGTTGAAATTTTTAGGAACTGGTACTTCTCAGGGTGTACCCGTTATAGGCTGTACATGTGAAGTGTGTACCTCCGAAAATCCGAAAGACAAACGTTTACGCTCTTCCGCTATGGTAACTACGGAGGAAAATAAGAAAATACTCATTGACTGCGGTCCGGATTTCAGGCAGCAAATGCTTACAAACCATGAGCACAACGTAGATATTGCGCTGATTACGCATGAGCATAATGATCATGTGATTGGTCTGGATGATATGCGCCCATTAATTTTCAAAAGCGGAAAAGATGTTCCCTTATACTGTTACTCACGGGTAGCATATGAGATTAAAAACCGTTTTCCATATGCATTTGCTGACGTACGATATCCGGGAGCTCCGGCTTTTGAACTTCATGAAATTGAAAATAAACCGTTTCATGTTCTTGATACGGAAATTACCCCTGTTGAAGTAATTCACTATAAAATTTCAGTTTTCGGATATAAGTTCAAAAATCTTGCATACATCACTGATGCCGGTTTTATTTCTGAGAAAGAAAAAGAAAAATTAAAGGATCTGGATGTCCTGATATTAAACTGTATCAGAAAATTTGATCCCCATCCGGCCCATTTTATACTGCCGGATGTTATCAAACTGTTTGAAGAGTTAAAACCTAAAAAATTATTTTTAACTCATATCAGTCATCATTTAGGTCTGCATGATATTGAAGATAAACAACTTCCGGACGGAATGCACCTTGCCTACGATGGTTTGGAAATATTTTTTTAA
- a CDS encoding TonB-dependent receptor: MYQKLTPKQKALTINLDPTIYGTFAEIGAGQETVRHFFRAGGASGTIAKAMSAYDKDFSDAIYGKEVKNRYVTQNRLRKMLRYEVALIEERISRDNNPDRKFFSYANTVTTINFDKTVKGHGWVGIRFQTKENEDYNEIVIHVKFKENDATLQQETLGNLGVNLIFGAFNYFDNPRTLVESLYDDIAKDNLEIDMIDFSGPAFSYVDNRLMSLQLVKNGMTDAVIFNSQGSNMLPADVLYKKNIFAVRGSFRPVTKVNIDMLQNGLDMFVKDAICSHEDTEVLIEITISNLRADGDIDERDFLDRVDILGKLGYTVIISNFSEYYRLIDYFASYTSGNIGVAMGVNNLLMVFDEKYYKDMSGGILEAFGKFFRNGMRVYLYPYKDPETHQLLDSSNLKVEENLKELYKYFKRNNRIVDITNYNPEFLEIYSREILRKIACCAKGWETQVPDGVAEMIKERGMFGYKEELSLKQFS, encoded by the coding sequence ATGTATCAGAAACTAACTCCTAAGCAAAAAGCATTAACAATTAATCTAGATCCTACTATTTATGGTACTTTCGCAGAAATTGGAGCCGGGCAGGAGACTGTTCGCCACTTTTTTAGAGCAGGGGGAGCTTCCGGTACAATTGCTAAGGCAATGTCTGCTTACGACAAAGATTTTAGTGATGCCATCTACGGAAAAGAAGTAAAAAACAGATATGTAACCCAAAACAGACTTCGCAAGATGCTCCGCTATGAGGTTGCATTGATTGAAGAAAGAATTTCCAGGGATAATAATCCTGACAGAAAATTCTTCTCATACGCGAATACTGTAACAACGATTAATTTCGATAAGACGGTTAAAGGTCACGGATGGGTAGGAATCCGTTTTCAGACCAAAGAAAACGAAGACTATAATGAGATCGTTATCCACGTAAAATTCAAAGAAAATGATGCTACCTTACAGCAGGAAACACTGGGTAACCTTGGCGTGAACCTGATCTTCGGAGCCTTCAATTACTTTGATAACCCAAGAACACTTGTTGAATCTTTATACGATGATATCGCAAAAGACAATCTGGAAATTGACATGATCGATTTCAGCGGACCTGCTTTTTCATATGTTGATAACAGGCTGATGTCTTTACAGCTTGTGAAAAACGGAATGACGGATGCTGTAATTTTCAATTCTCAGGGGAGCAATATGCTTCCGGCAGATGTCTTGTACAAGAAAAATATCTTTGCGGTAAGAGGAAGCTTCAGACCAGTTACGAAAGTAAATATTGATATGCTTCAAAATGGACTGGATATGTTCGTTAAAGATGCTATCTGCAGCCATGAAGACACAGAGGTCCTTATTGAAATTACCATTTCCAATCTTAGAGCGGATGGTGATATTGATGAGAGGGATTTCCTGGATAGAGTAGATATTTTAGGTAAACTGGGGTATACTGTTATTATTTCAAACTTCTCGGAATACTATAGGCTGATCGATTATTTTGCCTCTTATACTAGCGGGAATATTGGAGTTGCAATGGGGGTAAATAACCTGTTGATGGTATTTGACGAGAAATACTACAAAGATATGTCCGGAGGAATTCTGGAAGCATTCGGTAAGTTTTTCAGAAATGGAATGCGAGTGTATCTGTATCCTTACAAAGATCCGGAAACACATCAGTTACTGGATTCTTCAAACCTTAAAGTAGAAGAAAACCTTAAAGAATTATACAAATATTTCAAACGCAATAACCGTATTGTAGATATTACCAATTATAATCCGGAATTTTTAGAAATTTACTCAAGAGAAATATTGAGAAAAATTGCTTGTTGTGCCAAGGGCTGGGAAACCCAGGTTCCGGATGGCGTGGCAGAAATGATTAAAGAGCGTGGAATGTTCGGTTATAAAGAAGAACTATCCTTAAAACAATTCTCTTAA
- a CDS encoding GAF domain-containing protein, whose amino-acid sequence MSELKKRLSSILESPKHNTEEKLEKVCHLLDQEISYFNWTGFYFKNGDKEELILGPYVGAPTDHTIIPYGKGICGQVAVSNETFVVPDVHEESNYLSCSIDTKAEIVVPIFKDGQNIGQIDIDSHTVDPFTAEDRELLEWLCNEVSKVL is encoded by the coding sequence ATGTCAGAATTAAAGAAAAGACTTTCCTCAATTCTTGAAAGTCCTAAACATAATACAGAAGAAAAACTTGAAAAAGTATGTCACTTGTTGGATCAGGAGATTTCTTATTTCAACTGGACAGGTTTCTATTTCAAAAATGGAGATAAAGAAGAACTGATCTTAGGCCCTTACGTAGGAGCACCTACCGATCATACTATTATTCCGTACGGAAAAGGAATTTGCGGTCAGGTTGCCGTTTCCAATGAAACATTTGTTGTGCCGGATGTACATGAAGAAAGTAACTATTTGAGCTGTTCAATTGATACCAAGGCTGAAATTGTGGTTCCTATTTTCAAAGACGGACAAAATATTGGTCAGATTGATATTGATTCTCACACCGTAGATCCATTCACAGCAGAAGACCGTGAATTATTGGAATGGCTTTGTAATGAAGTTTCCAAAGTATTGTAA
- a CDS encoding ABC transporter substrate-binding protein, whose product MKIVSLVPSITEALFDLGLTEHEVIGRTKFCIHPHDKVKNVAIIGGTKNINIQKIKDLHPDLIIANKEENVKDQVEALMSDFKVMVTNVETIEDNYYLLKNLGNLFKKEEKAQLFNLKIYDILNLSKLETPVKAAYLIWKNPYMTIGSDTFIHKILAEIGFENIFKDKTRYPVITTEDLSDADVIMLSSEPFPFKEKHIEELQVFYPDKKIMIVDGEAFSWYGTHIAKCEHYFKGLLTEINLMRI is encoded by the coding sequence ATGAAAATCGTTTCACTTGTACCCTCTATTACTGAGGCTTTATTTGACCTGGGACTGACCGAACATGAGGTTATCGGCCGGACAAAGTTCTGTATTCATCCTCATGATAAAGTAAAAAACGTAGCCATTATAGGAGGCACAAAAAACATTAATATTCAGAAAATAAAAGACTTACATCCGGATCTCATCATCGCCAATAAAGAAGAAAATGTCAAAGATCAGGTAGAAGCTTTAATGAGTGACTTTAAAGTAATGGTAACCAATGTAGAAACGATTGAAGACAATTATTATCTTCTTAAAAACCTTGGAAACCTTTTCAAAAAAGAAGAAAAAGCACAGCTTTTCAACCTTAAAATTTACGATATTCTTAATCTGTCAAAACTTGAAACACCGGTAAAAGCAGCATACCTGATCTGGAAAAATCCTTATATGACTATTGGTTCAGACACTTTTATTCATAAAATTCTGGCAGAAATAGGATTTGAAAATATTTTTAAAGACAAAACCCGCTACCCTGTGATTACCACAGAAGATCTTTCGGATGCTGATGTAATCATGCTTTCCTCTGAGCCTTTTCCTTTTAAAGAGAAACATATTGAAGAACTGCAGGTCTTTTATCCTGACAAAAAAATCATGATTGTAGATGGTGAAGCATTCTCCTGGTACGGAACTCATATTGCCAAATGTGAGCATTATTTTAAAGGATTACTCACAGAAATAAATTTAATGCGGATCTGA
- the mgtE gene encoding magnesium transporter, translating into MNSRDELIFNPADIAETLSELPADERLLAFLKVPKEYKAEVFSHLDPDFQEDTIRSIGSDEVSEILNAMTPDDRTSLFEDFPDELIKYSINHLNPQERRIALKLLGYNSDSIARLMTPYYIQIRKEWTVKRCLQQIKKVGRRVETMNYLYVVDERNRLIDDLAIGTLLLEEEDTLVSDITDNHFVAITTTTSKEDAVTYFEKYDRGALPIITEAGVLVGIVTIDDILDQIEQQNTEDIQKFGGLEALDLPYTQTSWNEMIKKRATWLIILFVSEMLTASAMGYFDKEIEKAVVLALFVPLIISSGGNSGSQAATLIIRAMALQEINLKDWWYVMKKEIISGICLGAILGAIGFIRIMLWQQIGFFNYGPYWVYVGLSVSVSLIAIVLWGTLSGSMIPFVLKKLKLDPATSSAPFVATLVDVTGLIIYFTVAGLFLTGKLL; encoded by the coding sequence TTGAATTCTAGAGACGAACTTATCTTCAATCCTGCCGACATTGCCGAAACACTCAGCGAACTTCCTGCTGATGAAAGGCTGCTCGCATTCCTGAAGGTACCGAAAGAATACAAAGCAGAAGTGTTTTCCCACCTCGACCCTGACTTCCAGGAAGATACCATCAGAAGTATCGGAAGCGATGAAGTATCCGAGATCCTGAATGCGATGACTCCGGATGACAGAACCTCTCTTTTTGAGGACTTCCCGGATGAGCTTATCAAGTACTCTATCAATCATCTTAATCCGCAGGAAAGGAGAATTGCTTTAAAACTTTTAGGGTACAATTCTGACTCTATCGCCCGTCTGATGACCCCTTATTATATCCAGATCCGTAAGGAATGGACGGTAAAAAGATGTCTTCAGCAGATCAAAAAGGTAGGGCGAAGAGTGGAAACTATGAATTATCTTTATGTGGTGGATGAAAGAAACCGCCTGATTGATGACCTTGCCATCGGGACCTTGCTTCTTGAGGAAGAAGATACACTGGTTTCTGATATTACAGATAATCATTTCGTCGCGATCACCACTACTACTTCAAAAGAAGATGCGGTAACTTATTTCGAAAAATACGACCGTGGTGCTCTTCCTATTATTACAGAAGCGGGTGTTTTGGTAGGTATTGTAACAATTGATGATATCCTCGACCAAATTGAACAGCAGAACACGGAAGACATCCAGAAATTCGGGGGATTGGAAGCGTTAGACCTTCCGTATACCCAAACATCATGGAATGAGATGATCAAGAAAAGAGCTACCTGGCTTATTATTCTTTTTGTTTCAGAAATGCTGACTGCTTCTGCAATGGGATATTTTGATAAGGAAATTGAAAAAGCAGTTGTTCTTGCTTTATTTGTTCCTCTTATTATTTCCAGTGGAGGAAATTCAGGATCACAGGCCGCCACTTTGATCATCCGTGCTATGGCACTTCAGGAGATCAATCTTAAAGACTGGTGGTACGTCATGAAGAAGGAAATTATCTCCGGAATATGTCTGGGAGCTATTCTAGGAGCCATCGGGTTTATCAGAATTATGCTTTGGCAGCAGATTGGCTTTTTCAACTATGGTCCATATTGGGTGTATGTAGGACTGAGTGTCTCCGTTTCTCTTATTGCTATCGTATTATGGGGAACTTTATCTGGTTCTATGATTCCTTTTGTTTTAAAGAAATTAAAACTTGACCCTGCTACTTCTTCTGCTCCGTTTGTGGCAACATTGGTGGATGTAACGGGACTTATCATTTATTTTACAGTCGCGGGACTTTTCTTAACCGGAAAACTTTTGTAA
- a CDS encoding bacteriocin-like protein yields the protein MKNLKKLSREKAKQIKGGASARCSKMNPCTIGWCCNGICSPFICME from the coding sequence ATGAAAAATTTAAAGAAACTCAGCAGAGAGAAAGCCAAGCAGATTAAAGGCGGAGCATCAGCAAGATGCAGCAAAATGAATCCATGCACTATTGGATGGTGTTGCAATGGTATTTGCAGTCCGTTCATTTGTATGGAATAA
- a CDS encoding pyruvate decarboxylase, which yields MKKIISFTAVIIFLAIGFTSVKAQKNTDDKIRKVLYFNPEVEPDIDEIKDPTNNAFFDAVSDNFSGKRNKMLRAEVQVSYDSIDRQTIMDYCVNNDADFAIVSKVRYFKVGFGKYVFSNQVVVSMKLFDADGNFVTESDHDTYRKNMRLLGSTVNSVKMGTEGAIKGIIKKLRKLKPTETEL from the coding sequence ATGAAAAAAATTATATCCTTTACAGCAGTTATTATTTTTTTAGCCATTGGTTTTACTTCTGTAAAAGCACAGAAAAATACTGATGACAAAATAAGAAAAGTCCTGTACTTCAATCCCGAAGTAGAGCCTGATATTGATGAAATAAAGGATCCTACGAATAATGCTTTTTTTGATGCTGTGTCTGATAATTTCAGTGGAAAAAGAAATAAAATGCTTCGCGCAGAAGTTCAGGTTTCCTACGATAGTATAGACCGACAGACCATTATGGATTACTGTGTGAATAATGATGCTGATTTTGCCATTGTTTCCAAAGTAAGGTATTTCAAAGTAGGTTTTGGAAAATATGTGTTCTCGAATCAGGTTGTGGTAAGCATGAAACTTTTTGACGCTGACGGAAACTTTGTTACAGAAAGTGATCATGACACCTACCGCAAAAATATGCGTTTGCTTGGTTCTACCGTAAATTCTGTTAAGATGGGAACAGAAGGGGCAATAAAAGGGATTATAAAAAAACTGAGAAAACTGAAACCAACAGAAACAGAACTCTGA
- the rpsO gene encoding 30S ribosomal protein S15, producing MYLTTDKKQEIFAKHGKSAQDTGSAEGQIALFTFRINHLSQHLKANRHDFNTERSLVKLVGKRKSLLDYLKNKDIARYRAIIAELGLRK from the coding sequence ATGTACTTAACAACAGACAAAAAGCAGGAAATTTTCGCAAAACACGGGAAATCTGCACAAGACACAGGGAGTGCTGAAGGACAAATCGCTCTTTTCACTTTCAGAATCAACCACTTATCTCAACACCTAAAGGCTAACCGTCACGATTTCAACACAGAGAGATCTCTAGTGAAATTGGTAGGTAAGAGAAAAAGTTTATTAGATTACCTTAAAAATAAGGATATCGCAAGATATAGAGCAATTATTGCTGAACTAGGTTTAAGAAAATAA
- a CDS encoding DUF4260 domain-containing protein: MKLQLQFEYAAFLLLGIYAFAQTGYSWWWFAGLFFAPDISMLGYMVNSKAGAFFYNLFHHLGLAILVYLAGTFLSLPYLQAAGALLFSHSSFDRILGYGLKYPDSFQNTHLGKIGKKPN, translated from the coding sequence ATGAAATTACAGTTACAATTCGAATATGCAGCTTTTCTTCTTTTAGGAATATATGCGTTTGCACAAACAGGATATTCCTGGTGGTGGTTCGCCGGACTGTTTTTTGCTCCAGACATTTCGATGTTGGGATATATGGTGAACAGTAAAGCGGGTGCCTTTTTCTATAACCTTTTCCATCATCTGGGACTAGCTATTCTTGTTTATCTGGCCGGAACATTCCTCTCTTTACCTTATCTGCAGGCGGCAGGGGCCCTATTATTTTCGCATTCTTCCTTTGACAGAATATTAGGTTATGGATTAAAATATCCGGACAGCTTTCAGAACACGCATTTGGGGAAAATTGGAAAAAAACCGAACTAA
- a CDS encoding sugar MFS transporter: MNNKEVQPQSRNYTIPLITITLLFFMWGFITCMNDILIPYLKQLFKLTFFESMLVQFCFFGAYFIGSLIYFFISISKGDPINKVGYKKGILFGIFLASLGCILFYPAATFSYYPLFLGALFILGLGFTVLQITANAYVSLLGSEDSASSRLNMTQAFNALGTTIAPVLGGHLIFELFSSEDGSFSAVATRIPYLIFAAILLLVALLISRVKLPSFQTNDTEEIVKGWGALKFNHLKFGVFAMFCYVGGEVAVGSFIISFLEQPQIMGFDEIISKNYLSLYWGGAMIGRFLGAISLNHSISQGKKAIYMLGAAALVFLVIFSIVNLTFAQISFFLVFIALNFVAFFIGKAAPARTLSIFAAVNVVLLISAMVNSGELAMYSILGIGIFNSIMFSNIYTLAISGLGKYTSQGSSLVVMAILGGAIVPIFQGYLADQFGVQHSFIIPVFCYLVILIFGAYCTKYLGHVESTEAKSGH, from the coding sequence ATGAATAATAAAGAAGTACAACCGCAAAGCAGGAATTATACGATTCCGCTGATTACCATTACCCTCTTGTTTTTTATGTGGGGATTCATCACTTGTATGAATGACATTCTTATCCCCTATCTGAAACAGCTTTTCAAACTTACTTTTTTTGAATCTATGCTTGTACAGTTCTGCTTTTTCGGAGCTTACTTTATAGGTTCATTGATTTATTTCTTCATCTCAATCTCTAAAGGAGATCCCATTAATAAAGTAGGCTATAAAAAGGGAATTCTCTTTGGAATTTTCCTTGCTTCTTTAGGCTGTATTCTATTCTATCCGGCCGCCACATTTTCCTATTATCCTTTATTTCTAGGTGCGTTGTTTATTCTTGGTTTAGGATTTACAGTACTTCAGATTACAGCTAATGCTTATGTATCCTTATTAGGATCGGAAGACTCAGCTTCCAGCCGCTTAAACATGACTCAGGCTTTCAATGCGCTGGGAACTACTATTGCACCGGTTTTAGGGGGACATTTGATTTTTGAATTATTTTCCTCAGAAGACGGTTCTTTCAGTGCTGTAGCAACAAGAATCCCTTATCTGATCTTTGCAGCCATCCTTTTATTGGTAGCTTTACTGATTTCCAGAGTTAAACTTCCTTCTTTTCAAACCAATGATACAGAAGAAATTGTAAAAGGCTGGGGTGCTTTAAAGTTTAATCACTTAAAATTCGGAGTCTTTGCTATGTTTTGTTATGTAGGCGGTGAAGTTGCAGTGGGAAGTTTTATTATAAGTTTTCTGGAGCAGCCTCAGATCATGGGCTTTGATGAAATAATCAGTAAAAATTATCTTTCTTTATATTGGGGAGGTGCTATGATTGGGAGGTTCTTAGGTGCTATTTCTCTAAACCACTCTATCAGTCAGGGTAAAAAAGCGATTTATATGCTAGGTGCAGCAGCCCTTGTATTTTTAGTCATTTTCAGTATTGTTAATCTGACCTTTGCCCAAATCAGTTTCTTCCTTGTATTTATTGCACTTAATTTTGTTGCTTTCTTTATTGGTAAAGCAGCTCCGGCAAGAACATTATCTATTTTTGCCGCTGTCAATGTAGTATTATTGATTTCTGCGATGGTAAATAGTGGTGAACTGGCGATGTACAGTATTCTGGGAATCGGAATTTTCAATTCTATTATGTTCTCTAATATTTATACGCTTGCCATCTCAGGATTAGGGAAATATACCAGTCAGGGATCCTCTTTGGTCGTAATGGCAATTTTAGGAGGTGCCATTGTACCCATTTTCCAGGGCTATCTTGCAGATCAGTTTGGGGTACAGCATTCATTTATTATTCCTGTATTCTGCTATCTGGTGATCCTGATCTTTGGTGCTTATTGTACAAAATATCTTGGCCACGTGGAAAGTACGGAAGCCAAGTCAGGCCATTAA
- a CDS encoding alpha/beta hydrolase, which translates to MKNLITAGLFLIGITTMQAQKSIPLYNGKAPGTEKWKQKEAHTYSDLFKTEVVYNVTSPSMLVFEAPKDKANGTVIVIAPGGGFQSLSINREGIDLAKKLAEKGITAVVLKYRLLETKSNDPAREMMENIKNPTAFETKTAPIKMMAGEDVKTAITYLRSHAKELNIRTDHLGVIGFSAGANVVLESILHSTNASTVPNFAAAIYGAPDENLLNAPIPQGSLPMFICAASDDQLKLAPKSILLYTKWLEAGQPAELHMYEKGGHGFGMGVQNLPVDHWIDVYIQWLKYHRYL; encoded by the coding sequence ATGAAAAACCTAATTACAGCTGGATTATTCCTTATAGGAATCACTACTATGCAGGCACAAAAAAGCATTCCATTATACAATGGAAAAGCACCGGGAACGGAAAAATGGAAACAGAAAGAAGCCCATACGTATTCCGATCTGTTTAAAACCGAAGTGGTATATAATGTAACCAGCCCTTCTATGCTGGTATTTGAAGCTCCAAAAGACAAAGCGAACGGAACAGTAATCGTTATTGCTCCGGGAGGTGGCTTTCAAAGCCTTTCTATCAATAGAGAAGGGATTGATTTAGCAAAAAAGCTTGCTGAAAAAGGAATCACCGCAGTTGTTTTAAAATATCGGCTTCTGGAAACAAAATCTAATGATCCTGCCCGTGAAATGATGGAAAACATTAAAAACCCCACTGCATTTGAGACTAAAACAGCTCCTATAAAAATGATGGCCGGAGAAGATGTGAAAACAGCTATTACGTACCTTCGATCTCATGCAAAGGAACTGAATATCAGAACAGATCATTTAGGAGTTATTGGATTTTCTGCAGGGGCAAATGTTGTTTTAGAGAGTATTTTACACAGCACCAATGCTTCTACTGTTCCTAATTTTGCAGCCGCTATTTACGGAGCACCTGATGAAAACCTTTTAAATGCACCAATTCCCCAAGGATCATTGCCTATGTTTATCTGCGCTGCCAGTGACGACCAGCTCAAATTAGCACCGAAAAGTATTTTATTGTATACTAAATGGCTGGAAGCAGGCCAGCCCGCTGAGCTCCATATGTATGAAAAAGGCGGCCATGGTTTTGGAATGGGAGTTCAAAATTTACCTGTAGACCACTGGATAGACGTGTACATCCAGTGGCTGAAATATCATCGATATCTGTAG